From Leptotrichia wadei, one genomic window encodes:
- a CDS encoding rod shape-determining protein encodes MGVFDFVKIFRVNKSISIDLGTANILIYDKQRKKIVLNEPSVVARDRKTGRLIAVGKEAREMLGKTPDSIQAIKPLQDGVIADIDSTKEMITYFIHKIYGNSLFKPEVMICVPIEVTSVERKALFDAVKGAKKTYIIEEGRAAIIGSGVDISQPEGSMVIDIGGGSTDIAILSLDEIIASKSIRIAGNRFDEDIVRYVKRKYNLLIGDRTAEKIKKELGSALKVQSPEVMEIKGRDLETGIPNTVEVNANEIYEAIEDSLFQIVNSTKEVLEKCPPELAADILDNGIVMTGGGSLIRNFIDMMEKEVGIKVFLSPNPLDSVVLGGGAAFDNKKLLRTLQMKEN; translated from the coding sequence ATGGGTGTATTTGATTTTGTAAAAATATTTAGAGTAAATAAAAGTATTTCGATAGATTTAGGAACTGCAAATATATTGATTTACGATAAGCAAAGAAAAAAAATAGTATTAAACGAGCCATCTGTTGTTGCACGTGATAGAAAAACAGGAAGATTAATTGCAGTTGGAAAAGAAGCTAGAGAAATGCTTGGGAAGACTCCTGACAGTATTCAAGCTATTAAACCTTTGCAAGATGGAGTTATCGCAGATATTGACTCAACAAAGGAAATGATTACATACTTTATTCACAAAATTTATGGAAATTCGCTGTTCAAGCCTGAAGTAATGATTTGTGTGCCGATTGAAGTAACAAGTGTTGAAAGAAAAGCATTGTTTGATGCAGTAAAGGGCGCTAAAAAGACATACATTATTGAAGAAGGAAGAGCCGCTATTATTGGTTCAGGAGTGGATATTTCACAACCTGAAGGAAGCATGGTAATTGATATAGGTGGAGGTTCTACTGATATTGCAATTCTTTCGCTAGATGAAATTATTGCAAGTAAATCAATTAGAATTGCTGGAAACAGATTTGATGAAGATATTGTAAGATATGTAAAAAGAAAATATAATTTATTAATTGGAGATAGAACTGCTGAAAAAATAAAAAAAGAATTAGGTTCAGCATTAAAAGTTCAATCGCCTGAAGTTATGGAAATAAAAGGTAGAGATTTGGAAACTGGAATTCCTAATACTGTGGAAGTCAATGCAAATGAAATTTACGAAGCAATCGAAGATTCTCTATTCCAAATTGTAAACTCTACAAAAGAAGTTCTTGAAAAATGTCCGCCTGAATTGGCAGCAGATATTTTGGATAACGGAATTGTAATGACTGGTGGAGGTTCTCTAATCAGAAACTTTATTGACATGATGGAAAAAGAAGTTGGAATCAAAGTATTCTTGTCTCCAAATCCATTGGATTCAGTAGTTTTAGGTGGAGGAGCCGCATTTGACAACAAGAAACTGTTAAGAACTCTTCAAATGAAAGAAAATTAA
- a CDS encoding ATPase, with amino-acid sequence MELQKITEKFKNEANQDKVSASYLFYGDKRVDLLSYALMFSKMIMTKNIQNDAEKEKIERLIDISQHPDIEIINKNNENIKIDEVREIIYSSIESSFNSPKKIFILCGIENLRKESSNALLKILEEPPKNVYFILLSRTLNIIPTIKSRTIKFHLSGMNNEELGVSKEIYYFFDGNENDILEFKRQNLSLDDIKFQINTVEDILQIVTEMKNYVSGEFAVKNSLDLTIKYNKSIELIARRIRFWELENVYFFINEIENELKKEKEFLIGFLSKIIINAKNSVETEDLKNLINLKNSIRNNVNIKSVLFNFFDILQNF; translated from the coding sequence ATGGAATTACAGAAAATAACTGAAAAATTTAAAAATGAGGCAAATCAGGATAAAGTGAGCGCAAGTTATCTCTTTTACGGCGATAAGAGAGTTGACTTGCTTTCTTATGCACTAATGTTTTCAAAAATGATTATGACAAAAAATATCCAAAATGATGCTGAAAAAGAAAAAATAGAACGGCTTATCGACATTTCTCAGCATCCTGACATTGAAATAATAAATAAAAACAATGAAAACATAAAAATTGATGAAGTGCGGGAAATCATCTATTCTTCAATAGAATCCTCATTTAATTCACCAAAAAAAATATTTATTCTGTGCGGAATTGAAAATTTGAGAAAAGAATCTTCAAATGCGCTTTTAAAAATTTTGGAAGAACCTCCAAAAAACGTATATTTTATACTTTTATCACGAACATTAAATATAATTCCTACAATAAAATCCCGTACAATTAAATTCCATCTCTCTGGAATGAATAACGAGGAACTGGGAGTTAGCAAGGAAATTTACTATTTCTTTGATGGAAATGAAAATGATATTCTGGAATTTAAAAGGCAAAATCTTTCGCTTGATGACATTAAATTCCAAATTAACACAGTTGAAGATATTTTGCAAATTGTTACGGAAATGAAAAATTATGTGAGCGGGGAATTTGCTGTTAAAAATAGTTTGGATTTGACAATAAAATATAATAAAAGCATTGAACTGATAGCACGGCGGATACGTTTTTGGGAGCTTGAAAATGTTTATTTTTTTATAAATGAAATTGAAAATGAACTAAAGAAAGAAAAGGAATTTTTGATAGGTTTTCTTTCTAAAATTATTATAAATGCAAAAAATTCTGTGGAAACGGAAGATTTGAAAAATCTGATAAATTTAAAAAATAGCATTAGGAATAATGTAAATATAAAAAGTGTACTTTTTAATTTTTTTGATATTTTGCAAAATTTTTAA
- a CDS encoding alpha/beta fold hydrolase codes for MEKQYFESFDNKKIPYLFFKSKREKYKNNIVIFHGMTEPVGRYAEFGEFLASNGYNVFVMEIRGHGELKDEEIGDFGKNGIKAVFKDIGIFLDKIGSNPDNTTIFGHSMGSLIGMRWGIENSYKYFILSGFPLKKQMEAAGGSFATILERVIFRKFSAFNKIFRKWNVAFEPNKTKFDWLTRDENESKKYEESELCGYPVTPKFFSGIFSTMGFINRNYKKLDDSAKILAVYGTDDKAIDTYHINKIFSNLRKKKRRINVLENRDGRHESLNEINKYEIYDEILKWLNVNF; via the coding sequence ATGGAAAAACAATATTTTGAAAGTTTTGATAATAAAAAAATACCTTATTTATTTTTTAAGTCAAAAAGAGAAAAATATAAAAATAATATTGTAATCTTTCATGGAATGACTGAGCCTGTTGGAAGATATGCTGAATTTGGGGAGTTTTTGGCTTCTAACGGGTATAATGTGTTTGTTATGGAAATTCGTGGGCATGGAGAACTGAAGGATGAAGAGATTGGAGATTTTGGAAAAAATGGAATAAAGGCTGTTTTTAAAGATATTGGCATCTTTTTGGACAAAATTGGATCAAATCCTGATAATACTACGATTTTTGGACATAGCATGGGGTCTTTGATTGGAATGCGATGGGGAATTGAAAATAGTTACAAATATTTTATTTTGTCGGGTTTTCCATTGAAAAAACAGATGGAAGCTGCAGGGGGAAGTTTTGCAACTATTCTGGAAAGAGTTATTTTCAGGAAATTTTCTGCATTTAATAAAATTTTCAGGAAATGGAATGTGGCTTTTGAGCCGAATAAAACTAAATTTGACTGGCTGACTCGAGATGAAAATGAAAGTAAAAAATACGAAGAAAGTGAACTTTGCGGTTATCCTGTCACACCAAAGTTTTTTTCTGGAATTTTTTCCACAATGGGATTTATTAACAGAAATTATAAAAAATTAGATGATTCTGCAAAAATATTGGCTGTTTACGGAACTGATGACAAGGCGATTGACACTTATCATATAAATAAGATTTTCAGTAATTTGAGAAAGAAAAAAAGAAGAATTAATGTTCTTGAAAACAGGGATGGGCGGCATGAATCCCTAAATGAAATAAACAAATACGAGATTTATGATGAAATATTGAAATGGCTGAATGTAAATTTCTGA
- a CDS encoding YdcF family protein, whose translation MDKKISKYEIANCINVLGNFCGKRDIDELTTFELMKKYGVEKADVMVLFGGSILAGGDVLANAMKNDVAKKYVIVGGRGHTTVSLEEQFYKLYPDSDKKSILLEISEAEIFRNYLKYKYNLQPDLLEIHSTNCGNNITNLLKLLKEKNITFKNIIISQDATMQLRMEVTLKKYLSENIKIINFATYSAKVSVKDKKLCFENDIFGMWDIDRYITLLMGEIPRLTNDEDGYGPKGAGYIAHIDIPEDVKNAFLILKQIHGDKVRKADPLHASK comes from the coding sequence ATGGATAAGAAAATTAGTAAATATGAAATTGCAAATTGTATTAATGTGTTAGGGAATTTTTGTGGAAAGAGAGATATTGATGAATTAACAACTTTTGAACTGATGAAAAAATATGGAGTTGAAAAAGCGGATGTGATGGTGCTTTTTGGCGGTTCTATTTTGGCTGGTGGGGATGTTTTGGCAAATGCTATGAAAAATGATGTTGCTAAAAAATATGTTATTGTTGGAGGAAGAGGACATACGACAGTTTCATTAGAAGAACAGTTTTATAAATTATATCCAGATTCTGATAAAAAGTCCATTTTATTAGAAATTTCTGAAGCTGAAATTTTTAGAAATTATTTAAAATACAAGTATAATTTACAGCCTGATTTGCTCGAAATTCATTCCACAAACTGTGGAAACAACATTACAAACTTACTAAAATTACTAAAAGAAAAAAATATAACTTTTAAAAACATAATAATTTCCCAAGATGCAACAATGCAGCTACGAATGGAAGTAACTTTAAAAAAATACCTTTCAGAAAATATAAAAATCATTAATTTTGCAACCTATTCAGCTAAAGTCAGTGTTAAAGATAAAAAATTATGTTTTGAAAACGACATATTTGGAATGTGGGATATTGATAGATATATAACTTTGTTAATGGGTGAAATTCCAAGGCTTACAAATGATGAAGATGGATATGGTCCTAAAGGAGCTGGCTATATAGCTCACATTGATATTCCAGAAGATGTTAAAAATGCCTTTTTGATATTAAAGCAAATTCATGGCGATAAAGTTAGAAAAGCCGATCCTTTGCATGCTTCTAAATAA